From the Bacteroidia bacterium genome, one window contains:
- a CDS encoding LuxR C-terminal-related transcriptional regulator gives MEFDAASTTSAAVWIHHLAINRDAIRSVIIAPYAEGLTLLTAHFAGISACVVREAVDTELPIALAAALRGETWLSPMLRSVIAGGRDGYRNMRDPGLSQLTISERRILTLIAASRSSAEIANQLHISRRTVDHHRLSICKKLNLSGRYSLLRYALDHREVIRGYSGGI, from the coding sequence ATGGAATTTGATGCCGCCTCCACGACATCCGCAGCGGTTTGGATCCATCATTTGGCGATTAACCGGGATGCTATCCGCAGTGTCATCATCGCTCCCTATGCTGAAGGACTCACCCTCCTTACCGCGCATTTCGCGGGTATCAGCGCTTGTGTTGTGCGGGAGGCAGTGGATACGGAGCTCCCGATCGCGCTTGCTGCAGCGCTGCGCGGCGAGACTTGGCTCAGTCCGATGCTGCGTTCAGTGATCGCTGGCGGGAGAGACGGGTACAGGAATATGCGTGATCCCGGTCTTTCGCAATTGACCATCTCGGAACGCCGCATCCTCACGCTTATCGCGGCCTCGCGCTCATCGGCGGAAATCGCGAATCAATTGCATATCAGCAGGAGGACGGTGGATCATCACCGCTTGAGCATCTGCAAGAAACTGAACCTGAGCGGTCGCTACTCCCTCCTGCGCTATGCGCTCGATCACCGGGAAGTGATACGCGGATATTCCGGCGGCATATAG